The following DNA comes from Naumovozyma castellii chromosome 4, complete genome.
AGCTTGTTCGTAAGAGAATGCCTCCCTAGATTTGATTACTGATTTGGTAAAATCGACATTTACGATATCAGCATTTTCATCTAATTCCCAGAGGACTGAAAATGCGAATCTATCAACATAAGGTTTCAATGAACATAAATCAGTACCCAGCAACATTGGCAACATATCTATACGTTTGTCAACAAGATAAACAGAAGTACCTCTAGAGGCACCTTCTGCATCTAAGGCAGTACCTGGTTTCACAAAATGGGTAACATCCGCAATATGAACACCAACTTCCCAGTTACCATTTGGTAATCTCTTGGCATGCAAAGCATCATCAATATCGACACATCCGGGAGGGTCAATACTACAGATTAATTTATCTCTGagatcttttcttcttacCAATAAAGGATCCTTCGCTATTTCAACAGGATCAGTTAACACTTCTGGAGCCTTCCATTCGTGCCCCTCTGCTGGTAAACATTCTAGAACCTTCTTGGAGAAAGGTCTATATTCCACATCATGTTCCAGTAACAAAGCTTCCGTTTCTGCTTGAGCAGTTTCAATACCACCCAAATCTCTAACAAAATGACCTAATGGGTACTTGTGAGTTGTAGGCCATGAGTCCACTGAGATGACGATTCTCTTatccaataattctttTGCTCTTCTTGTACGGATTCTAATTTTTGGTAAACACTTATCCATAAGGATGACAAAGACATTTTGTGTACCACCAGTTTGTAAATCAACAGAATTTGGAGCAATTTGACCAACATATTGCCTCCACGATCTTCTTGGGATGGCAACGACTCTTGCTGTTGGTTGCACTTTCTTTGCCTTCTGTGCCTGAATAGCATCCTTAGCCAATAGACGACGTTGAGTATCTGATATAATAGATGTAGCATTGGAAGGTTCATCCTCATCCTGGGCATCCGGATTATCATTCACATTGAAATGCTCAGAATCTAAAGCGATAGTGGATGGGGCCTTCCATTCAGTTTGAGGTAACAATTCTATCACAACTTGATCACCGTTGAAAGCTCTGTTTAAGTTTTTCTCACCCACGATTAGAACTGGTTTGGAAAATCCTGGGATTGATACCGAACcttccaagaaattatattctGATATTTGGATATTACCTTGATATAAAACACCATTCTTTAAACCACCCATAATTCTCGCAGTTGGATAATATTCAGAAAAGTTGAATTCAGATATGTCCTCTTTGTCTTCCTCTTTAGTATTGGCTTCATTAGCTGCCTCCAAATTAGGAATCAAATccttaatttcatttgagTTTGGTAATAAATCAACATATTGGAATAAACTCTtagtaataatatcatcatcgcTTGTAGCTGCGTTTCTATTCAGTCTATCATTGGTTACCAAAATTACGCTGATTCCATATTCCTTTAGATGGTTTGCATACCACTTGCAAGTCTTTCTAATTGCCCTATCATTTCTATCGTTAATGGtttcatctttctttctttctacAAAAGTGTTTTCACTGAATTCATTATGGAACACAACAAAACGTTTCTTATCATCACTGTCTCTACAAAGGGTTCTTAAT
Coding sequences within:
- the DIS3 gene encoding exosome catalytic subunit DIS3 (ancestral locus Anc_1.367) — protein: MSVSAVAPRRKRLSEGLTVTQKVFVRSRNGGATKIVREHYLRSDIPCLSRSCTKCQDIVVPDAQNNLPKFVLSESPQVLPKPIGKHYVVLDTNIVLQAIDLLENPDCFFDVIVPQIVLDEVRNRSYPVYTRLRTLCRDSDDKKRFVVFHNEFSENTFVERKKDETINDRNDRAIRKTCKWYANHLKEYGISVILVTNDRLNRNAATSDDDIITKSLFQYVDLLPNSNEIKDLIPNLEAANEANTKEEDKEDISEFNFSEYYPTARIMGGLKNGVLYQGNIQISEYNFLEGSVSIPGFSKPVLIVGEKNLNRAFNGDQVVIELLPQTEWKAPSTIALDSEHFNVNDNPDAQDEDEPSNATSIISDTQRRLLAKDAIQAQKAKKVQPTARVVAIPRRSWRQYVGQIAPNSVDLQTGGTQNVFVILMDKCLPKIRIRTRRAKELLDKRIVISVDSWPTTHKYPLGHFVRDLGGIETAQAETEALLLEHDVEYRPFSKKVLECLPAEGHEWKAPEVLTDPVEIAKDPLLVRRKDLRDKLICSIDPPGCVDIDDALHAKRLPNGNWEVGVHIADVTHFVKPGTALDAEGASRGTSVYLVDKRIDMLPMLLGTDLCSLKPYVDRFAFSVLWELDENADIVNVDFTKSVIKSREAFSYEQAQLRIDDASQTDDLTQGMRALLQLSIKLKQKRLDAGALNLASPEVKVHMDSETSDPGEVEIKKLLATNSLVEEFMLLANISVARKIYDAFPQTAMLRRHAAPPSTNFELLNEMLHQRKNMSISLESSKALADSLDRCEDPKDPYFNTLVRIMSTRCMMAAQYFYSGAYSYPDFKHYGLAVDIYTHFTSPIRRFCDVVAHRQLAGAIGYEPLDLSHRDKNKMDMICRNINRKHRNAQFAGRASIEYYVGQVMRNNESTETGYVIKVFNNGIVVLVPKFGVEGLIRLENLTNDSNGAHFDEVEFKLTFTQKDSGKERVIYVFDKVEVQVKSVLDPVTSKRKAELLLK